Proteins encoded by one window of Epinephelus moara isolate mb chromosome 18, YSFRI_EMoa_1.0, whole genome shotgun sequence:
- the LOC126405640 gene encoding myeloid-associated differentiation marker-like, protein MISVDLRALTQPVGAMRIMETILTCMSFSLVATVGYVSSPYWAWCMFTWCFCFFFTFLILILEFTAVSAKLPFAWDDFTTAFAMLASLMCLAASVIYPTFFTCTTCHRQIGASVVSWVCFGVYAGEVVLTCLRPSGQNSGFLSTLPGIMKMLETFLASLIFTSLEDWQYSGSPELQWCVAVYSLCFIFAIIIILLTLGQLTSYFPFSFDKLVIVYNILAAVMYLTAMVIWPLYSFRTNKRPSDCGHLCAWDKLVVVTFMTILNVIVYSLDTAYSIRLVFCVSNQ, encoded by the coding sequence ATGATCAGTGTGGACTTGCGTGCCCTCACCCAGCCTGTGGGCGCCATGCGGATAATGGAGACCATCctcacctgcatgtcttttagCCTGGTGGCAACAGTGGGTTACGTCTCATCTCCCTACTGGGCGTGGTGTATGTTTACCTGgtgcttctgcttcttcttcacGTTTCTTATTCTCATCCTGGAGTTCACAGCCGTCAGTGCCAAGTTACCTTTTGCTTGGGATGATTTCACCACTGCCTTTGCCATGCTGGCGAGCCTCATGTGCCTCGCCGCCTCTGTCATCTACCCCACCTTTTTCACCTGTACGACCTGCCACCGTCAGATCGGTGCCTCTGTGGTGTCCTGGGTCTGCTTCGGGGTGTACGCAGGTGAAGTGGTTTTGACCTGCCTTCGTCCGAGTGGGCAGAACAGCGGGTTCCTCTCCACGTTGCCTGGCATTATGAAGATGCTGGAGACGTTCCTCGCCAGTCTCATCTTCACGTCCTTGGAGGACTGGCAGTACTCTGGCTCACCAGAACTGCAGTGGTGCGTGGCAGTGTACTCTTTGTGCTTTATCTTTGCCATCATCATAATCCTGCTCACACTTGGACAGCTGACCTCTTACTTTCCATTCTCCTTTGACAAGCTTGTGATCGTCTATAACATATTGGCAGCAGTGATGTATTTGACAGCTATGGTGATCTGGCCACTGTATAGTTTCCGCACCAATAAGAGACCCAGTGACTGTGGCCATCTCTGTGCCTGGGATAAACTGGTGGTGGTCACCTTCATGACGATCCTCAACGTCATTGTTTACAGCCTGGACACCGCCTACTCTATACGTCTTGTGTTCTGTGTCAGTAACCAGTGA